The genomic stretch CTGTAAAAATAATTTTTTTGGAAGTGGAAGCAAATCGGTTTTCCAATGTATCTTTCAATGATAGAAGCCCTTCAATGTTATGGGCGCCATCCACATATACCAGCGGCTCTTTTGAAAGTCTTTCCATCCTTCCCGGCCAAAATGCTTTCTTCAATCCTTCCATCAATTGCTCTCCCGTAATTTCAAATGAAAGGGCTTTGATTATGTAAAGGAGGATCGCACTGGCAAGAGCTGCATTTTCCGCTTGATGCTTCCCAAGCATGGAGATTGCAAGATTGTTAAAACTTCCCCAAGGTGTCTCCACACTGAATATTTCCCCTTCTTCAGTTGAATGATGATTCACCATGCGGAAATGGATCGGATTTTGATAAAGGATCCCTTCTCTTTCAGCAGCCTGTTCTTCTATTACTCGTTTGGCTTCTTCCTGATGTACATTGGAGAAGATCGGCGCCCCTTTTTTGATGATTCCGGCTTTTTCAAAAGCAATCTTATCTAGCGTATCACCAAGGATCTGCATATGGTCAAAGCCAATGCTCGTTATGGCAGAGGCAATCGGATGGATGATATTCGTAGAATCGAATCTTCCTCCAAGCCCGACTTCCATGATGACGATATCCTGGGGATTTACCTTGCTGAAATAATAAATCGCCATGGCCGTGATTACTTCAAACTCAGTGGGAGAACCCCATTCTGCCTCTTCAAGTTCCTCAGCAAGAGGCTTGATGACATTTACTAATCCAACGAGGTCTTGGTCAGGGATCGGCATTCCGTTCACGCTTATACGCTCATTGAATTGTTCAAAATAAGGCGAAGTGAATGTCCCGACTGAATAGCCTGCTTCTTGAAGGATAGCTCGAAGATATGTAACGGTGGAACCCTTGCCATTCGTCCCGCCGACATGGATATAAGTCGACTCTTCTTCAGGATGACCCAGCTTTTCCATCATCCATTCCATCCGCTTCAGCCCGGGTTTTATCCCAAGACGGAGTCGGGAATGAATCCAGTCAATGGCTTCTTCATACGTATTGATCATTTTCCTGCCTCCTTTTAATAAGAAAAGCGCAAGCGCCCTGAAAAGCCCCGACAAGTATAAGACGGAACTCGAAGGAAATCCTGATTTCCGTAGAGGTACGGCTTATAACCTCGAGGGGCTGGGCGCTGGAGCTGGACAAATTCACGCTTTGAATTTTTATACTTTCTTATTAAAGAAAGAGACTGACCAGTAGACGCCAGTCCCTCTCCATTTTTTATTCGCCTTTTAATTCTTTAATGCGGTTTTCAACAGTCGTGCGCTTTTCTAAATAATCTTTTTCTTTTGCTTTTTCTTCGTCAACTACCTTTTGAGGGGCTTTGCTGATGAAGCGCTCATTTCCAAGTTTATTTTGAACGCGCTCAACTTCTTTATTCCATTTATCCCATTCTTTTTCCAGGCGTTTGATTTCTTCATCGATATTGATCAGTCCTTCAAGCGGCAAAATCAGCTCAGCGCCAGTCACTACAGCAGTCATCGCCTTATCAGGTGTTTCAACATCAAGTGCGAGAACCAATTCATCAGGATTGCAGAATCGAGTGATATATCCTTCATTTTTCTGAAGTTTCGTTAGGATATTCTCATCCTTCGCTTTGATGATGAGCTTGATTTTCTTGCTCATTGGCGTGTTTACTTCAGAACGGATGTTGCGGACAGCACGAATGATTTCCACAAGGAGTTTCATATCGTTGGCTGCTTCTTCATTATGGAACGATTTTTCGACAACAGGCCAGCTCGCAGTTGTAATGGATTCGCCATTATGCGGCAGGTTCTGCCATATTTCCTCGGTAATAAACGGCATGAACGGGTGTAAAAGCCTCATGGTTTGATCAAGGACGTATGCAAGGATGGAACGTGTCGTCTTCTTGGCTTCTTCGTCATCGCCATTCAATGGAAGCTTCGACATTTCGATATACCAATCGCAGAAATCATCCCAGATAAAGTTATAAAGCAATCGGCCAACTTCGCCGAATTCATATTTATCAGCGAGTTTCGTCACATTTTCAATCGTTTCATTCAAGCGGGTAAGGATCCATTCATCCGCAACTGATTTTTTGCCGGACAAATCAATTTCATCGTAGGTCATTCCGTCCATATTCATCAAAGCAAATCGGGAAGCATTCCAAATCTTGTTGGCAAAGTTCCAAACAGATTCAACCTTCTCGAAGCTGAAGCGTAGATCCTGGCCAGGTGCACCGCCAGTAGATAAGAAATAGCGCAGGGAATCCGCACCGTATTTCTCAATGACATCCATCGGGTCAACACCGTTGCCGAGGGATTTACTCATTTTACGTCCTTGTTCGTCCCTTACCAATCCATGGATGAGAACATCCTTGAAAGGACGTTTGTCCGTGAACTCCAAGCCTTGGAAAATCATGCGGGATACCCAGAAGAAAATGATGTCATAGCCGGTA from Falsibacillus pallidus encodes the following:
- a CDS encoding bifunctional folylpolyglutamate synthase/dihydrofolate synthase, whose protein sequence is MINTYEEAIDWIHSRLRLGIKPGLKRMEWMMEKLGHPEEESTYIHVGGTNGKGSTVTYLRAILQEAGYSVGTFTSPYFEQFNERISVNGMPIPDQDLVGLVNVIKPLAEELEEAEWGSPTEFEVITAMAIYYFSKVNPQDIVIMEVGLGGRFDSTNIIHPIASAITSIGFDHMQILGDTLDKIAFEKAGIIKKGAPIFSNVHQEEAKRVIEEQAAEREGILYQNPIHFRMVNHHSTEEGEIFSVETPWGSFNNLAISMLGKHQAENAALASAILLYIIKALSFEITGEQLMEGLKKAFWPGRMERLSKEPLVYVDGAHNIEGLLSLKDTLENRFASTSKKIIFTALKDKDLRGMIEILDQMDAELYFTEFDFPRASTAAELYEISRSASKHYNNDWTELIQQVAGNAGEKDMVVITGSLYFLSNVKPIYLKFSKNKNN